From a single Lolium rigidum isolate FL_2022 chromosome 7, APGP_CSIRO_Lrig_0.1, whole genome shotgun sequence genomic region:
- the LOC124671381 gene encoding xyloglucan endotransglucosylase protein 7-like: MALARAWILSALSALALMFAAGTTSPVAGGRMADKLEILWGQTRLLNDRNGDQTIGLTMDKAMGSAFGSKTSYLFARIDISIKLVPKNSAGTVTTIYLISQKDWKKHDEIDLEFLGNATGQPYTLHTNIFAAGEGGREVQFRLWFDPTVAFHTYSIFWNKDQILILVDGIPIRQFKNHWEDGVPFPVYQPMRLFGCLWDAEDWATQGGRIKTDWSQAPFVAYFANYTASGCTPSAGGSWTCGQDPSRSGSGGSGDWMTPGQGEGLNDHMKQQKLMKEMQSKYMIYDYCTDHKRFPNGFPKECGLA; the protein is encoded by the exons ATGGCATTGGCTAGAGCGTGGATCCTATCTGCCCTATCGGCTCTTGCGCTCAtgttcgccgccggcaccacgtcTCCGGTGGCCGGTGGTCGAATGGCAGACAAACTGGAGATACTGTGGGGCCAGACGCGGCTGCTCAACGACAGGAACGGTGACCAGACCATCGGGCTGACGATGGACAAGGCCATGGGGTCGGCCTTCGGGTCCAAGACCTCGTACCTCTTCGCCAGGATCGACATCTCCATCAAGCTCGTCCCCAAGAACTCCGCCGGCACCGTCACCACCATATAC TTGATCTCCCAGAAGGACTGGAAGAAGCACGACGAGATCGACCTGGAGTTCCTGGGCAACGCCACCGGCCAGCCCTACACCCTGCACACCAACATCTTCGCCGCCGGCGAGGGAGGCAGGGAGGTGCAGTTCCGGCTCTGGTTCGACCCCACCGTCGCCTTCCACACCTACTCCATCTTCTGGAACAAAGACCAGATCCT GATCCTGGTGGACGGCATACCGATCCGGCAGTTCAAGAACCACTGGGAGGACGGGGTGCCGTTCCCGGTGTACCAGCCGATGAGGCTCTTCGGGTGCCTGTGGGACGCCGAAGACTGGGCGACGCAGGGCGGCCGGATCAAGACCGACTGGTCGCAGGCGCCGTTCGTGGCATACTTTGCCAACTACACTGCCTCCGGGTGCACGCCGAGCGCCGGCGGCTCGTGGACTTGCGGCCAGGACCCTTCACGCTCCGgctccggcggcagcggcgactgGATGACCCCGGGTCAGGGAGAAGGGCTGAACGACCATATGAAGCAGcagaagctgatgaaggagatGCAGAGCAAGTACATGATCTACGACTACTGCACTGACCATAAGAGGTTCCCCAATGGCTTCCCAAAGGAGTGTGGCCTGGCTTAG